In Macaca thibetana thibetana isolate TM-01 chromosome 8, ASM2454274v1, whole genome shotgun sequence, one DNA window encodes the following:
- the KCTD9 gene encoding BTB/POZ domain-containing protein KCTD9 isoform X2 — MSFLDFDGGFLNFDFPRDDDVLFVCEGEPFIDPQTDSKPPEGLLGFHTDWLTLNVGGRYFTTTRSTLVNKEPDSMLAHMFKDKGVWGNKQDHRGAFLIDRSPEYFEPILNYLRHGQLIVNDGINLLGVLEEARFFGIDSLIEHLEVAIKNSQPPEDHSPISRKEFVRFLLATPTKSELRCQGLNFSGADLSRLDLRYINFKMANLSRCNLAHANLCCANLERADLSGSVLDCANLQGVKMLCSNAEGASLKLCNFEDPSGLKANLEGANLKGVDMEGSQMTGINLRVATLKNAKLKNCNLRGATLAGTDLENCDLSGCDLQEANLRGSNVKGAIFEEMLTPLHMSQSVR; from the exons ATCCTCAGACAGATTCTAAGCCTCCTGAGGGATTGTTAGGATTCCACACAGACTGGCTGACATTAAATGTTGGAGGGCGGTACTTTACAACTACACG GAGCACTTTAGTGAATAAAGAACCTGACAGTATGCTGGCCCACATGTTTAAGGACAAAG GTGTCTGGGGAAATAAGCAAGATCATAGAGGAGCTTTCTTAATTGACCGAAGTCCTGAGTACTTTGAACCCATTTTGAACTACTTGCGTCATGGACAGCTCATTGTAAATGATGGCATTAATTTATTGG GTGTGTTAGAAGAAGCAAGGTTTTTTGGTATTGACTCATTGATTGAACACCTGGAAGTGGCAATAAAG AATTCTCAGCCACCGGAGGATCATTCACCAATATCCCGAAAGGAATTTGTCCGATTTTTGCTAGCAACTCCAACCAAGTCAGAACTGCGATGCCAG GGTTTGAACTTCAGTGGTGCTGATCTTTCTCGTTTGGACCTTCGATACATTAACTTCAAAATGGCCAATTTAAGCCGCTGCAATCTTGCACATGCAAATCTTTGCTGTGCAAATCTTGAACGAGCTGATCTTTCTGGATCAGTGCTTGAC TGTGCAAATCTCCAGGGAGTCAAGATGCTCTGTTCTAATGCAGAAGGAGCATCCCTGAAACTGTGTAATTTTGAGGATCCTTCTGGTCTTAAAGCCAATTTAGAAG GTGCTAATCTGAAAGGTGTGGATATGGAAGGAAGTCAGATGACAGGAATTAACCTGAGAGTGGCTACCTTAAAAAATGCAAAGTTGAAGAACTGTAACCTCAGAGGAGCAACTCTGGCAGGAACTGATTTAGAG AATTGTGATCTGTCTGGGTGTGATCTTCAAGAAGCCAACCTGAGAGGGTCCAACGTGAAGGGAGCTATATTTGAAGAGATGCTGACACCACTACACATGTCACAAAGTGTCAGATGA